A part of Parvimonas micra genomic DNA contains:
- a CDS encoding DUF4230 domain-containing protein, translated as MKLLKKLSAVAVVVILVIGASYFLFKTDNGKPKITNETIGVQVKELKELATIQYKYKEIASREDWNTLFNIKLPFTKSSFIVSYTGILKLGIDLSETKVDVDENSKTIKVTLPESKVLSNELDLKSLKVYDEKNSIFNPVKVKDYSEFTQSGKENAEKDARESGVFEQSKEVAKKIIIDLLNTTKEIKENYKIVFE; from the coding sequence ATGAAATTATTAAAAAAACTATCCGCAGTAGCAGTAGTTGTAATTTTAGTTATAGGTGCTTCTTATTTTTTATTTAAAACAGATAATGGGAAACCTAAAATAACTAATGAAACTATTGGAGTGCAGGTTAAAGAATTAAAAGAATTGGCTACTATACAGTATAAGTACAAAGAAATTGCCAGTAGAGAAGATTGGAATACTTTATTCAATATCAAGTTACCATTTACAAAGTCAAGTTTTATAGTAAGTTATACGGGAATTTTAAAATTAGGAATTGACTTATCCGAAACAAAGGTTGATGTTGATGAAAATAGTAAAACTATAAAGGTCACATTACCTGAATCAAAAGTATTATCAAATGAGTTGGATTTAAAATCTTTAAAAGTTTATGATGAGAAAAATTCTATTTTTAATCCAGTTAAAGTTAAAGACTATTCTGAATTTACTCAAAGCGGTAAGGAAAATGCGGAAAAAGATGCAAGAGAAAGTGGAGTTTTTGAACAGTCAAAAGAAGTTGCAAAGAAAATCATTATAGATCTTCTAAATACAACAAAAGAAATAAAAGAAAATTATAAGATAGTATTTGAATAA
- a CDS encoding ABC transporter ATP-binding protein encodes MLKEIRLFWKVLKNNRLTYFLSMISTIFIQIFSGLTPIVIMITVDSIIGNKEYKYDILKKVVNLIGGRDYLRENIYILAFVIVILTGISCIFIFLRNYYSNVACENLIFNLKEKMYNKFLNLDMRCLNDYSTGDLIQRSSSDIETVRKLFAAQLVNAFGSIATIVLVIVVMSLINLKLATISITLCIVIAILSSVFYKKIGEIFKKTDEAESDLMVFIKEALFNIRVIKAFNREDYILNLFREKNEEFNITQNNFMKTFARFRAVNDFLTFLQLAIILVVGGYETITGQMNFGDLIAFVIYINMIIWPIRQMGQLLSDMARASVSISRIYEVLDLPEEDYDYGIKNVSFSEKIEFKNVSLKINNNTILDNISFVLNSGESLGIIGSTGSGKSMIVYLLLGFFEATSGEILIDGINIKEINKRYIREKISAIMQDSELFNMSILDNIKIVNDDIDESSVYNATEISSIHNEIMDFSSKYRTTVVDNGVNLSGGQKQRISIARGLLKPFEVLILDDSLSAVDMNTDLKINNALKSMDRKFTSIIISHRISTIANCDNIIVMDDGKIVESGKHNELIKKNGMYSKINEIQSKEYDVNNE; translated from the coding sequence ATGTTGAAAGAAATTAGACTTTTTTGGAAGGTTTTAAAAAATAATAGATTGACTTATTTTCTTTCTATGATTTCTACAATTTTTATACAAATTTTTTCAGGACTTACACCTATCGTAATTATGATTACTGTAGATTCAATAATTGGAAATAAGGAGTATAAATATGATATTTTAAAGAAGGTCGTTAATCTTATTGGCGGTAGAGATTATCTTAGAGAGAATATATACATATTAGCTTTTGTGATTGTTATTTTAACTGGTATTAGTTGTATTTTTATTTTTTTGAGAAATTATTATTCTAATGTTGCTTGTGAAAACTTAATTTTTAATTTAAAAGAAAAAATGTATAATAAGTTTTTAAATTTAGATATGAGATGTTTGAATGATTATTCTACAGGGGATTTAATTCAAAGAAGTTCTTCTGATATTGAAACTGTAAGAAAACTTTTTGCGGCTCAACTTGTTAATGCTTTTGGTTCTATTGCAACAATTGTTTTGGTAATAGTTGTTATGTCTTTAATAAATTTAAAACTTGCTACAATAAGTATAACTCTTTGTATTGTAATTGCCATTTTGTCATCTGTTTTTTATAAAAAAATTGGCGAAATTTTTAAAAAGACGGATGAAGCTGAAAGTGATTTAATGGTTTTTATAAAAGAGGCTCTATTTAATATAAGAGTTATAAAGGCTTTTAATAGAGAAGATTACATTTTAAATCTATTCAGAGAAAAAAATGAAGAATTTAATATAACTCAAAACAATTTTATGAAGACTTTTGCAAGATTTAGGGCTGTAAATGACTTTTTAACTTTCTTACAACTTGCAATTATTTTAGTAGTTGGAGGATATGAAACCATTACAGGACAAATGAATTTTGGAGATTTAATTGCTTTTGTTATCTATATTAATATGATTATTTGGCCTATCAGACAAATGGGACAATTACTTAGTGATATGGCAAGGGCAAGTGTTTCAATCTCAAGAATTTACGAAGTTTTGGATTTGCCGGAAGAAGATTATGATTATGGAATAAAAAATGTTTCTTTTTCTGAAAAGATTGAATTTAAAAATGTCAGTTTAAAAATAAATAATAATACTATTTTAGATAATATCAGTTTTGTTTTAAATTCAGGAGAAAGCCTAGGAATTATCGGATCTACCGGTAGTGGAAAAAGTATGATAGTTTATCTATTACTTGGATTTTTTGAAGCAACAAGTGGAGAAATTTTAATTGACGGTATAAATATAAAAGAAATAAATAAAAGATATATTAGAGAAAAAATTTCTGCGATTATGCAAGATAGTGAACTTTTTAATATGTCAATTTTGGACAATATAAAAATTGTAAATGATGATATTGATGAAAGTTCCGTTTATAATGCAACTGAGATTTCATCAATACATAATGAAATTATGGATTTTTCTTCTAAATATAGAACAACAGTAGTAGATAATGGTGTAAATCTTTCCGGCGGACAAAAGCAAAGAATTTCTATTGCCAGAGGTTTGTTAAAACCTTTTGAAGTATTGATTTTAGATGATAGCCTAAGTGCTGTTGATATGAATACAGATTTAAAGATAAATAATGCACTGAAATCTATGGATAGAAAATTTACTTCTATTATTATTTCTCATAGAATTTCAACTATAGCTAATTGTGATAATATAATTGTTATGGATGATGGGAAAATAGTTGAAAGTGGAAAACACAATGAGTTGATTAAGAAAAATGGAATGTATAGCAAAATAAATGAAATTCAAAGTAAGGAATATGATGTAAACAATGAATAA
- a CDS encoding ABC transporter ATP-binding protein: MNKKKIVDINVFKDLIKFYKIEYKKLYMLMFVVVISGILQAVVPLSIKLLTDDFITKQNLKGFIIAGIGFFSLVIISTLAIYSFYVFGGKLEYQVSKEIRKSVFERIEKFSLTNIKKYETGELISRLTSDVQKLSEVFSWGVIDACHSIIVLLISISIMLYLSYTLTLMLFLILPAIYIVTVIFQKNILKFQRKVRDYNSKIIRSYTESLSYIKTIKALGIEDKKKKEFKAYNEKYRKYNLLSILISAIFVPTVMFVASIGVGFAFNFSSISVMRNVMTYGAFLSFLTYSFQIFEPFKMLAQIFTDLKSAQASAERVFQILYEEDEILEEEESDLDFEGNIKFENVSFHYFDDDKLILKDFNFEIKDGESVAFIGSTGSGKSTIVNLICKFYNPTSGGIYLDGINYRNIDKTCLYNNLGYVLQQPQLFSISIKENIKFGNENATDEEILKVCNLLGIDEFISKLPNGIDTVIGETGYNISGGQKQLISFARALIKNPKLLVLDEATSSIDTETEKIIQNKMKDILKGKTSIIVAHRLSTIKHCDKIVLIENGNILEQGTHLELLDKKGIYYKMYISEELKI; this comes from the coding sequence ATGAATAAAAAGAAAATTGTAGATATAAATGTTTTTAAAGATTTAATAAAATTTTATAAAATAGAATACAAAAAACTTTATATGCTGATGTTTGTAGTTGTAATTTCAGGAATTTTGCAAGCTGTTGTCCCTCTATCTATAAAATTATTAACGGATGATTTTATAACAAAGCAAAATTTAAAGGGATTTATTATTGCGGGAATTGGATTTTTCTCGCTCGTAATAATATCAACTCTTGCAATTTACAGTTTTTATGTTTTTGGAGGGAAGCTTGAATATCAAGTTTCAAAGGAAATAAGAAAGTCGGTTTTTGAGAGAATTGAGAAATTTTCTCTGACAAATATAAAGAAGTATGAAACAGGAGAACTAATTTCCAGATTAACTTCGGATGTTCAAAAACTTAGTGAAGTTTTCAGCTGGGGAGTTATAGATGCCTGTCATAGCATAATTGTTTTGTTAATTTCTATTTCTATTATGTTATATCTAAGTTATACATTGACTCTGATGTTGTTTTTGATATTACCTGCAATTTATATTGTAACTGTAATCTTTCAAAAAAATATTTTGAAATTTCAAAGAAAAGTAAGAGATTATAATTCAAAAATTATAAGAAGTTATACAGAATCATTAAGTTATATAAAGACTATCAAAGCACTTGGAATTGAAGATAAAAAGAAAAAAGAGTTTAAGGCTTACAATGAAAAATATAGAAAATATAATTTGCTGTCAATACTTATTTCAGCTATTTTTGTACCTACAGTTATGTTTGTCGCAAGTATTGGGGTCGGTTTTGCATTTAATTTTTCATCAATTTCAGTTATGAGAAATGTTATGACTTATGGAGCTTTTTTGAGCTTTTTAACTTACAGTTTTCAAATTTTTGAACCTTTTAAAATGTTGGCACAAATTTTTACTGATTTAAAATCTGCACAAGCATCTGCTGAAAGAGTTTTTCAAATTTTATATGAAGAAGACGAAATTCTTGAAGAAGAGGAAAGTGATTTGGATTTTGAAGGGAATATAAAATTTGAAAATGTAAGTTTTCATTATTTTGATGATGATAAATTAATTTTAAAAGATTTTAATTTTGAAATAAAAGACGGAGAAAGTGTTGCGTTTATAGGTAGTACAGGTAGTGGAAAATCTACAATAGTTAATCTTATTTGTAAATTTTACAATCCTACTTCAGGAGGCATTTATCTTGATGGGATAAATTATAGAAATATTGATAAAACTTGTTTGTACAATAATCTGGGATATGTATTACAACAGCCACAACTTTTCTCTATTTCTATAAAGGAAAATATAAAATTTGGAAATGAAAATGCAACGGATGAAGAAATTTTAAAAGTTTGTAATTTACTTGGAATAGATGAATTTATTTCTAAGTTGCCAAATGGGATAGATACTGTTATTGGAGAAACGGGGTATAATATATCAGGGGGACAAAAACAATTAATATCTTTTGCAAGAGCATTGATAAAGAATCCAAAATTATTAGTATTGGATGAGGCAACTTCTTCAATAGATACTGAAACTGAAAAAATAATTCAAAATAAAATGAAAGATATTTTAAAGGGAAAGACATCTATTATTGTTGCACATAGATTATCAACGATTAAGCATTGTGATAAAATTGTTTTAATTGAAAATGGAAATATTCTTGAACAAGGAACACATTTAGAATTATTAGATAAAAAAGGAATTTACTATAAAATGTATATTTCTGAAGAACTGAAAATATAG
- the galE gene encoding UDP-glucose 4-epimerase GalE, whose translation MKQILVTGGAGYIGSHTCIELLNEGYDVVIIDNFYNSSEKVLRIIEELSGKKFKFYKGDIRDKEILRKIFSENDIYGVIHFAGLKAVGESVEKPIEYYDNNINGSIKLIEVMREFNVKNLIFSSSATVYGKPKSVPIKEDFSLSVTNPYGRTKLFLEEIFTDLYISDNEWNVILLRYFNPIGAHKSGRIGENPNGIPNNLVPYITQVAVGKLDYVRVFGDDYETKDGTGVRDYIHVLDLALGHIKAIKKFEDSKAVRIYNLGTGEGYSVLDMIKNFEEVTGKKIKYVVTPRRSGDIAECYADSTKAKEELGWEAKYGIREMCEDSWRWQLNNPNGYED comes from the coding sequence ATGAAACAAATTTTAGTTACCGGAGGAGCCGGATATATTGGCTCTCATACTTGTATAGAACTTTTAAATGAAGGATATGATGTAGTAATAATTGATAATTTTTACAACTCCAGCGAAAAAGTTTTAAGGATAATTGAAGAGCTTAGTGGTAAAAAATTCAAGTTCTACAAAGGTGATATTAGAGACAAAGAAATACTTAGAAAGATTTTTTCAGAAAATGATATTTATGGAGTAATTCACTTTGCAGGGCTTAAGGCTGTTGGAGAATCTGTTGAAAAACCTATAGAATATTATGATAATAATATTAACGGAAGTATAAAACTTATAGAAGTTATGAGAGAATTTAATGTAAAAAATTTAATTTTCAGCTCTTCTGCTACTGTTTATGGAAAGCCGAAGTCAGTTCCTATAAAAGAAGATTTTTCACTTTCTGTAACTAATCCTTATGGAAGAACAAAATTATTTTTAGAAGAAATTTTTACAGATTTATATATTTCTGATAATGAATGGAATGTTATTCTTCTTAGATATTTTAATCCGATTGGAGCTCATAAGAGTGGTAGAATAGGGGAAAATCCGAATGGAATTCCTAATAATTTAGTTCCATATATAACTCAAGTAGCGGTTGGTAAATTGGATTATGTTAGAGTCTTTGGAGATGACTATGAAACAAAAGATGGAACAGGTGTAAGGGATTATATTCATGTTTTAGATTTAGCATTAGGTCATATAAAGGCGATTAAAAAATTTGAAGACAGTAAAGCTGTTAGAATCTATAATCTTGGAACAGGTGAAGGTTATAGTGTTCTTGATATGATTAAAAATTTTGAAGAAGTTACAGGTAAAAAGATAAAATATGTAGTTACTCCAAGAAGAAGCGGAGATATTGCAGAATGTTATGCTGATTCTACTAAGGCAAAGGAAGAGCTTGGCTGGGAAGCTAAATATGGAATAAGAGAAATGTGTGAAGACAGTTGGAGATGGCAATTAAATAATCCAAATGGATATGAGGATTAA
- a CDS encoding bifunctional riboflavin kinase/FAD synthetase, which produces MEHFKLNLESDFKFDDIVVALGNFDGFHRGHQKLILELNNVKLDKGYKSAVFLFENHTKDLIFHQNASRIMSFEDKLNKLESFKIDYVFSIEFSEKIKNLSPKEFLDFLTINLNIKHIVVGEDYKFSKNREGNTDFIKSYMKEKCLSCTIIDKLRYDNIEISSTKIIEYIKSGKIELANDLLGDNFSIKGKVTQGFQRGRDLGYPTANLEISFNYVMVKEGVYFTKTIVDGKGYFSFSSVGYNPTFDNKKSTIESHIFDFDKDIYGKDIELCFLERLRDNIKFNSVEELIEQLKKDEIRCRELIKNIK; this is translated from the coding sequence ATGGAGCATTTTAAATTAAATTTGGAAAGTGATTTTAAATTTGATGACATTGTTGTAGCTCTAGGAAATTTTGATGGCTTTCATAGAGGACATCAAAAATTGATTTTGGAATTAAATAATGTAAAATTAGATAAAGGTTATAAGAGTGCAGTTTTTCTTTTTGAAAATCATACAAAAGATTTGATTTTTCATCAAAATGCAAGTAGGATAATGTCTTTTGAGGATAAATTAAATAAACTTGAAAGTTTTAAAATAGATTATGTTTTTAGTATTGAATTTTCTGAAAAAATTAAAAATCTTTCACCGAAAGAATTTTTAGATTTTTTAACTATCAATCTAAATATAAAACATATTGTGGTTGGAGAAGATTATAAATTTTCAAAAAATCGTGAAGGAAATACTGATTTTATAAAGTCTTATATGAAAGAAAAGTGTCTATCTTGTACCATTATTGATAAATTACGCTATGATAATATTGAGATTAGTAGTACAAAAATAATTGAATACATAAAATCAGGAAAAATTGAATTGGCAAATGATTTGTTGGGAGATAATTTTTCAATTAAGGGAAAAGTAACTCAGGGCTTTCAAAGAGGAAGAGATTTGGGCTATCCTACAGCAAACTTGGAGATTTCTTTTAATTATGTTATGGTAAAAGAGGGAGTTTATTTTACCAAAACTATAGTAGATGGAAAGGGATATTTCAGTTTTTCAAGTGTCGGTTATAATCCGACTTTTGATAACAAAAAATCCACGATAGAATCGCATATATTTGATTTTGATAAGGATATTTACGGGAAAGATATTGAACTTTGCTTTTTAGAAAGATTAAGAGATAATATAAAGTTTAATTCTGTTGAGGAACTGATAGAGCAATTAAAAAAAGACGAAATTAGATGTAGAGAATTAATCAAGAATATAAAATAG
- a CDS encoding linear amide C-N hydrolase, with amino-acid sequence MCTTFSILRNGETLLGRTMDLRSYHRYEFKYFPKDFNYEEDVFGNKLYTKYKIMGATFRDYDHLIDGINEKGLLGCTNSFRNAINFKKAPVESKINLTSTKILNVFLTNCETLEDIKKLAPKIYVIEKSLVDENNYSRHYHYMFTDKNNKSLIVEIEDGYLKVYENKYNIMTNSPSFTKHIRNLEKYLEKRELKGNIYTPTKRFIRAYIELENLKTNKFSEDNENILFNSLKKFTISKEDLENLSEESQNITLYYSITNSKTLKYYFKYTNLENINSFSFDDFKNENSKVTVQFT; translated from the coding sequence ATGTGTACAACTTTTTCTATTCTTAGAAATGGAGAAACACTACTTGGAAGAACTATGGATTTAAGATCCTATCATAGATATGAATTTAAGTATTTTCCAAAAGATTTTAACTACGAAGAAGATGTCTTTGGAAATAAATTATATACTAAGTACAAAATAATGGGAGCAACTTTTAGAGATTATGACCATTTAATTGACGGAATAAACGAAAAAGGTCTTTTAGGATGTACCAACTCCTTTAGAAATGCAATAAATTTCAAAAAAGCACCTGTGGAATCAAAAATTAATTTAACATCTACAAAGATTTTAAATGTATTCTTGACAAATTGTGAAACGCTTGAAGACATAAAAAAACTTGCTCCAAAAATATATGTAATAGAAAAATCCCTTGTTGATGAAAACAACTATTCAAGACATTATCATTATATGTTTACAGACAAAAACAATAAAAGTTTAATTGTAGAAATTGAAGATGGATATTTAAAAGTTTATGAAAATAAATATAATATAATGACTAACAGTCCTAGCTTTACAAAACATATAAGAAATTTAGAAAAATATTTAGAAAAAAGAGAATTAAAAGGAAATATTTACACCCCTACAAAAAGATTTATAAGAGCATACATAGAATTGGAAAATTTAAAAACAAATAAATTTTCAGAAGATAACGAAAATATTTTATTTAATTCTTTAAAAAAATTTACGATTAGTAAAGAAGACTTAGAAAATCTTTCAGAAGAATCACAAAATATAACGCTTTACTATTCTATAACCAATTCAAAAACTTTAAAATATTATTTCAAATATACAAATTTAGAAAATATAAATTCTTTTTCATTTGACGATTTTAAAAATGAAAATAGCAAAGTTACAGTTCAATTTACTTAA
- a CDS encoding Mrp/NBP35 family ATP-binding protein — protein MSDSCSSGGCSGCPSASSCGVSEEFESLLVDQNQFSDIKKVIGVISGKGGVGKSLITSMLATGMMKRKKEVAILDADVTGPSIPKSFGIDSKAKIDERGIIPCRTENGIKIMSINLLLEKETDPVIWRGPVIGGVIKQFWTDVVWENVDYMFVDMPPGTGDVPLTVFQSLPVDGIIIVTSPQDLVSMIVEKAVKMARMMNIPIIGIVENMSYFKCPCCNEEVNIFGESDLPYISRKFGLTNVAKIPLDKKIPEMVDEGEAEKLDTDCLTDILDAIEKL, from the coding sequence ATGAGTGATAGTTGTAGTTCAGGAGGATGCTCGGGATGCCCTAGTGCATCAAGCTGTGGAGTATCAGAAGAGTTTGAAAGTTTATTAGTTGATCAAAATCAATTCAGTGATATAAAAAAAGTTATTGGTGTTATAAGTGGTAAAGGTGGAGTTGGTAAATCTTTAATAACTTCGATGCTTGCAACAGGAATGATGAAGAGAAAAAAGGAAGTAGCAATTTTAGATGCCGATGTTACAGGTCCATCAATACCTAAATCATTTGGAATAGATAGCAAGGCAAAGATAGATGAAAGAGGAATTATTCCGTGTAGAACTGAAAACGGAATAAAAATAATGAGTATAAATTTATTGCTTGAAAAAGAAACGGATCCGGTTATTTGGAGAGGACCTGTTATAGGTGGAGTTATAAAACAATTTTGGACAGATGTAGTTTGGGAAAATGTGGATTATATGTTTGTAGATATGCCACCGGGAACAGGTGATGTTCCACTAACAGTTTTTCAATCATTACCTGTAGATGGAATTATAATTGTAACATCACCGCAAGATTTGGTTTCTATGATTGTTGAAAAAGCAGTTAAGATGGCAAGAATGATGAATATTCCAATTATCGGAATAGTTGAAAATATGAGTTATTTTAAATGTCCTTGCTGTAATGAAGAAGTAAATATATTTGGTGAAAGTGACTTACCTTACATATCAAGAAAATTTGGACTTACAAATGTTGCAAAAATTCCTCTTGATAAAAAAATACCTGAAATGGTTGATGAAGGTGAAGCAGAAAAACTAGATACTGATTGCTTAACAGATATACTAGATGCGATAGAAAAATTATAG